The following coding sequences are from one Gadus macrocephalus chromosome 3, ASM3116895v1 window:
- the soul4 gene encoding heme-binding protein soul4 → MALISLEDLDGLDDEQIAEETADGSEAREEMESQRLLNHWQAVGRTHHVSVPTEMTGPIQEMTRQNQQREQIPFTNISCQDKLGEGLIEEKVCPGGMWACVTRREELYEQSISNAFMKLMRFICKENSAGRYLGMTIPIVNIIHLTQDGSAFEKDVVTAYYLPSEFQANPPEPADPEVSIVFRPPFPVLARTFSGTTTEETLSHQIHQLWEHLGPSGDFQRDSYMVAVYTNPGVAQRRNEIWFLHRDP, encoded by the exons ATGGCTCTCATCTCTCTCGAGGACCTCGATGGATTAGACGATGAACAAATAGCAGAGGAAACGGCTGACGGGTCTGAGgcaagagaggagatggagagccaGCGCCTCCTCAACCACTGGCAGGCAGTGGGTCGTACTCATCACGTGTCTGTCCCTACAG AAATGACTGGACCGATCCAGGAGATGACCCGCCAGAACCAGCAGAGGGAGCAGATCCCATTCACAAACATCTCCTGCCAGGACAAG ctaGGGGAGGGGCTGATTGAAGAGAAGGTGTGTCCAGGAGGGATGTGGGCGTGTGTCACGCGCAGGGAGGAGCTGTATGAGCAGAGCATCTCCAACGCCTTCATGAAGCTCATGCGCTTCATCTGCAAGGAGAACTCCGCAG GCCGCTACCTGGGAATGACTATACCTATAGTCAACATCATCCACCTGACGCAGGACGGCAGCGCATTCGAAAAGGACGTGGTCACTGCTTATTACCTGCCGTCTGAGTTCCAAGCCAACCCCCCCGAGCCTGCAGACCCGGAGGTGTCCATCGTCTTCAGACCTCCCTTCCCCGTCCTGGCCAG GACATTCTCCGGAACCACGACGGAAGAAACGTTGTCCCATCAGATCCACCAGCTGTGGGAGCATCTGGGCCCGTCTGGAGACTTCCAGCGGGACAGCTATATGGTGGCCGTGTACACCAACCCTGGGGTGGCACAGCGGCGCAACGAGATCTGGTTCCTCCATCGAGACCCCTAG